Proteins from a genomic interval of Marinobacter gudaonensis:
- the rsmI gene encoding 16S rRNA (cytidine(1402)-2'-O)-methyltransferase, producing the protein MGNDGGRKDGAGGTLYVVATPIGNLDDLSPRATRTLARVDVVAAEDTRHSGRLLSHLGLHKRLIALHDHNEKDRASALIAELAAGRDVALISDAGTPLISDPGYVVVREARSAGYPVSPIPGPCALVAALSAAGLPTDRFLFAGFLPAKRAARRSALESLGSETATLVFYESPHRVLDCVQDVADILGPDREIVLGREITKTFETFYSGTVSVVQEAMETDPHGSRGEFVLMIRGAQAETGKESAGELDADRLIRALLPELPVKKVARIASELTGLSKNELYKRALALKEG; encoded by the coding sequence CTGGGTAACGACGGCGGTCGAAAAGATGGCGCCGGAGGCACGCTATACGTGGTGGCAACACCCATCGGGAATCTGGACGACCTGTCTCCACGGGCGACCCGAACTCTGGCGCGCGTGGACGTGGTAGCGGCCGAGGACACCCGGCACAGCGGGCGGCTGCTGAGTCATCTCGGCTTGCACAAACGATTGATTGCCCTGCACGACCACAACGAGAAAGACCGGGCGTCAGCGCTGATTGCCGAGTTGGCGGCTGGGCGCGATGTTGCGCTGATCTCGGACGCCGGCACGCCGCTGATTTCCGACCCCGGGTACGTAGTGGTTCGCGAAGCTCGCTCGGCTGGCTATCCGGTAAGCCCCATCCCCGGCCCATGCGCGCTGGTGGCCGCCCTGAGCGCGGCGGGCCTGCCTACCGACCGGTTTCTGTTCGCTGGGTTCCTGCCCGCCAAGCGAGCTGCTCGCCGATCGGCCCTCGAGTCCCTGGGGTCGGAAACAGCGACGCTGGTTTTCTACGAATCGCCGCACCGGGTGCTGGACTGTGTGCAGGATGTGGCTGACATTCTGGGGCCGGACCGGGAAATCGTCCTCGGTCGGGAAATCACCAAGACGTTCGAGACCTTTTATTCCGGCACCGTGTCGGTGGTGCAGGAGGCGATGGAGACTGACCCTCATGGTAGCCGTGGGGAGTTTGTCTTGATGATTCGCGGCGCGCAGGCGGAGACCGGCAAGGAAAGTGCCGGTGAACTGGACGCTGACAGGCTCATCCGGGCACTGTTGCCGGAGTTGCCGGTAAAGAAGGTGGCGAGGATTGCTTCCGAGCTCACCGGGTTGTCGAAGAACGAACTCTATAAGCGCGCGCTCGCACTGAAGGAAGGGTGA
- a CDS encoding penicillin-binding protein activator, with product MNLDSHIAQTANEALQLAGNEDNLETAQAYLLRIASRFQDQGNHAAARTLLQSDQLAQPAPALAGQKQLLAMASAVALEDRAWAKQLTTNLSPADFVDYPANLIARAANLQADTYLLADKPLPAANTLMVLAQTDTSADAQKIHNRIWSLLKKVPDEGLASSSAEALGYEVQGWLELASLVRAPDVSIDEQGRIIRNWQNNWPGHPAAQVLPSELRLIASLAASRPERIALALPMQGPLATAGKAIRDGFLAAYYLDQSADLGETDIRIFDTSETSFADLYQQLSRQNIDLIVGPLEKDALAQLGNMNTLPVPALGLNYLPANIQPPEGLYQFGLSAEDEARQIADRLAAKDLQQVLVLIPQGEWGDRVEAALLERMSAHGGTALDIERFFREDNLRAVTADLLGITVSRDRAIQVERTIGMDVEFEPRRRQDADAIVMVAEPTIARQFKPLFAFYFGGDLPVYSPSIVYEGSPAPGRDRDLNGVVFTDIPWVLGPENELRKRATDLLSSTRGQPGRLFAMGADAWQLSKRLPLLRQVESASIAGHTGILTMTREGSIHREQLWAQFQDGVPVRLPDPVTEEPDTSENPEASLPLPN from the coding sequence GTGAACCTTGACTCACACATCGCCCAGACCGCAAACGAGGCCCTTCAGCTGGCCGGTAACGAAGACAACTTGGAAACCGCCCAGGCTTACCTGCTCCGGATTGCCAGCCGATTCCAGGATCAGGGCAATCACGCGGCCGCACGAACACTACTGCAGAGCGATCAACTGGCGCAACCAGCACCGGCCCTTGCCGGCCAGAAGCAACTGCTCGCCATGGCAAGCGCCGTCGCGCTGGAAGACAGGGCGTGGGCGAAACAGCTCACCACAAACCTGTCGCCTGCCGATTTTGTTGATTATCCCGCCAACCTGATCGCCAGGGCCGCCAATCTTCAGGCTGATACCTACCTGCTCGCAGACAAACCCCTGCCTGCAGCCAACACCCTGATGGTTCTGGCCCAGACCGACACTTCCGCTGATGCCCAGAAGATTCACAACCGGATCTGGTCGCTCCTGAAGAAGGTACCCGATGAGGGACTGGCGTCTTCTTCGGCCGAAGCACTGGGCTATGAAGTCCAGGGATGGCTCGAACTGGCCAGCCTGGTCCGGGCTCCCGACGTGAGCATCGACGAGCAGGGCCGCATCATCAGGAACTGGCAGAATAACTGGCCGGGGCACCCGGCAGCCCAGGTGCTGCCCTCCGAACTTCGTTTGATTGCAAGTCTTGCCGCAAGCAGGCCCGAGAGAATTGCACTGGCCCTGCCCATGCAGGGCCCGCTGGCAACTGCGGGCAAGGCTATACGGGATGGGTTCCTGGCGGCCTACTACCTGGACCAATCGGCAGATCTGGGGGAGACCGACATCCGGATTTTCGATACGTCTGAGACCTCCTTCGCTGATCTGTACCAGCAGCTGTCCCGGCAGAACATTGACCTGATTGTTGGCCCCCTGGAAAAGGATGCCCTGGCGCAACTTGGCAACATGAACACATTGCCGGTGCCCGCCCTCGGCCTCAACTACCTGCCCGCCAACATTCAGCCACCGGAGGGTCTGTACCAGTTCGGCCTTTCAGCAGAAGATGAAGCCCGCCAGATCGCCGATCGTTTGGCTGCCAAAGATCTGCAGCAGGTATTGGTTCTCATTCCCCAAGGCGAGTGGGGTGACCGGGTGGAGGCCGCACTGCTTGAGCGGATGAGCGCTCATGGCGGCACAGCCCTGGACATTGAGCGCTTTTTCCGGGAGGACAACCTTCGCGCCGTAACCGCGGACCTGCTGGGCATTACCGTGTCCCGGGACAGGGCCATTCAGGTGGAACGAACCATCGGCATGGACGTGGAGTTCGAACCGCGCCGCCGGCAGGATGCCGACGCCATCGTGATGGTGGCGGAGCCTACCATTGCCCGCCAGTTCAAACCGCTTTTTGCCTTTTACTTTGGCGGCGATCTGCCGGTCTATTCCCCATCCATCGTGTATGAAGGCTCTCCGGCGCCGGGCCGGGACAGAGACCTCAATGGCGTAGTCTTCACGGACATTCCCTGGGTCCTTGGCCCTGAGAACGAACTTCGTAAACGGGCCACCGATCTGCTGTCGTCAACCCGCGGGCAACCGGGCCGGCTGTTCGCCATGGGCGCCGATGCCTGGCAACTAAGCAAACGGCTGCCGCTACTGAGGCAGGTTGAAAGCGCGTCCATTGCCGGGCATACAGGCATCCTTACCATGACCCGCGAAGGCAGCATTCACCGGGAACAACTCTGGGCGCAGTTCCAGGACGGCGTTCCGGTACGGCTTCCGGATCCCGTCACCGAAGAGCCGGACACCAGCGAAAATCCTGAGGCAAGCTTGCCCCTGCCAAACTGA
- a CDS encoding SIS domain-containing protein, whose product MTDTEHQINQWFASHMEHTAQAASSTAPAIEGVANAFVATLLQDGKIITCANGNANILAQYFCTALLNRFDQDRPALPALNLGADATTYSAICRDNRFNDTFSRQVRAIGKPGDLLFVIVDDGHKANLIQAIQAAHDREMNVVVLSAREKSDITSLLHPEDHEIALNNLSPSEASPLLLLIINALCGLIDSKLFGG is encoded by the coding sequence ATGACCGACACCGAACATCAGATCAATCAATGGTTCGCCAGCCATATGGAGCACACCGCACAGGCAGCCAGCAGCACCGCTCCAGCTATTGAGGGGGTTGCCAACGCGTTTGTGGCCACTTTGCTTCAGGATGGCAAGATCATCACCTGTGCCAACGGCAATGCCAATATCCTGGCCCAATATTTCTGCACAGCGCTGCTCAATCGGTTTGACCAGGACCGCCCGGCACTGCCTGCCCTGAACCTCGGAGCAGACGCCACAACCTACTCCGCGATCTGTCGCGACAACCGCTTCAATGACACTTTCTCACGCCAGGTTCGTGCCATCGGCAAACCCGGCGACCTGCTCTTCGTGATCGTCGACGATGGCCACAAGGCCAACCTGATTCAGGCCATCCAGGCAGCCCACGACCGGGAAATGAACGTGGTCGTACTGAGTGCCCGGGAAAAGTCCGACATTACCTCACTCCTGCATCCGGAGGATCACGAGATCGCACTCAATAACCTGAGCCCGTCAGAGGCCTCCCCGCTTCTGTTGCTCATTATCAACGCACTGTGCGGACTTATCGACAGCAAACTTTTCGGGGGCTAA
- a CDS encoding ClpXP protease specificity-enhancing factor, whose translation MTSSRPYLVRAFNEWILDNDCTPYIVVDAGVQGVQVPTEHVANGQIVLNISPGAVRGLVIGNGALEFSARFGGVPMQVFIPLQAVMAIYAKENGEGMVFGSEPGSPDPDGTGRERESDTPNGGEERPSGRPTLKVVK comes from the coding sequence ATGACGTCCAGTCGTCCGTACCTGGTGCGGGCCTTCAATGAATGGATTCTCGATAACGACTGCACTCCCTATATCGTTGTCGACGCCGGTGTACAGGGTGTACAGGTCCCGACGGAGCATGTGGCGAACGGGCAGATAGTCCTGAATATCAGCCCGGGTGCGGTCCGTGGACTGGTGATTGGCAACGGCGCCCTGGAATTCAGCGCTCGTTTCGGCGGCGTTCCCATGCAGGTGTTCATTCCGTTGCAGGCTGTCATGGCAATCTACGCCAAGGAAAATGGCGAAGGTATGGTGTTTGGCAGTGAGCCGGGCTCCCCTGACCCAGATGGAACCGGGCGTGAACGTGAATCGGATACGCCGAATGGTGGTGAGGAGCGTCCTTCCGGAAGGCCGACCCTGAAAGTGGTCAAGTAG
- a CDS encoding glutathione S-transferase N-terminal domain-containing protein, with amino-acid sequence MGVVTKRSSMTFFSDPASHYSHRVRIVLAEKGVTVDIVDVDPDNPPGELADLNPYNALPTLVDRDLVLYEPNIMMEYLDERFPHPPLLPVYPVARANSRLMIHRIQKDWCGLVDQILAQPTAKASEAARKELKESLLATAPLFGEMPFFLSEEFTIVDCCIAPILWRLPALGIELTEKQAKPVQKYMDSIFGREGFKASLSDLEEDIRS; translated from the coding sequence ATGGGCGTTGTGACCAAGCGGTCATCAATGACGTTTTTCTCGGATCCTGCCAGCCATTACAGCCACAGGGTGCGTATCGTGCTGGCCGAGAAGGGTGTTACTGTCGATATCGTGGACGTGGATCCTGACAACCCGCCGGGCGAGCTGGCCGATCTGAATCCGTACAATGCCCTTCCGACCCTGGTGGACCGTGATCTGGTGCTCTACGAGCCCAACATCATGATGGAATACCTCGACGAGCGATTTCCCCACCCCCCGCTTCTTCCGGTTTACCCGGTGGCGCGCGCGAACAGTCGTCTGATGATTCATCGGATCCAGAAAGACTGGTGTGGCCTGGTTGATCAGATTCTGGCGCAACCGACGGCCAAGGCTTCGGAGGCGGCCCGCAAGGAATTGAAGGAAAGCCTCCTGGCGACGGCTCCCCTGTTTGGTGAGATGCCGTTTTTCCTGTCTGAGGAATTCACCATCGTCGATTGCTGCATTGCTCCGATTCTGTGGCGCTTGCCGGCACTGGGTATCGAGTTGACCGAGAAGCAGGCGAAGCCGGTGCAGAAATATATGGACAGTATCTTTGGCCGAGAGGGCTTCAAGGCAAGCCTGTCTGATCTGGAAGAAGACATTCGCAGCTGA
- a CDS encoding YraN family protein — MDGNRTLGNHFEGVAARYLERKGVKLLERNVYNRGGEIDLIGQDGDTLVFFEVRYRGQGHLVDPASSINHAKQQRLVRAASFYLHRHGLWDRVARIDVIAITPGTVSKYRVQWIRNAILAA; from the coding sequence ATGGATGGCAACAGAACCCTGGGCAACCATTTCGAGGGAGTGGCGGCGCGCTACCTGGAACGCAAGGGCGTTAAACTGCTTGAGCGCAACGTGTATAACCGCGGGGGCGAGATCGACCTGATTGGACAGGATGGCGATACGCTGGTTTTCTTTGAGGTCCGGTACCGCGGCCAGGGACACCTTGTGGACCCGGCAAGCTCCATCAACCACGCCAAGCAACAACGACTGGTTCGGGCCGCCTCGTTTTACCTCCACAGGCACGGACTCTGGGACCGGGTAGCACGAATCGACGTCATTGCGATAACCCCCGGAACCGTCAGCAAATACCGGGTACAATGGATCCGGAACGCAATCCTGGCAGCATGA
- a CDS encoding cytochrome c1, with amino-acid sequence MRKLIFGLFIAILPALSLAAGSSVPLDKFEADHSDDASLQRGAALFTNYCMGCHSMEFARYKRVAEDLDIPDELYEENLIFTGAKIGELMKNSMKKEMAADWFGAPPPDLTLETRLRGEAWVYSYLRGFYKDESRPLGVNNVVFPNVGMPHVMVSMQGLCAVKPNIGVEASVEPLSGNINNADVCPEYAIEGTMSGAEFDQAMYDLTNFMSYMGDPVKLERERLGIFVLIFVAIFFVFAYLLNREYWKDVH; translated from the coding sequence ATGAGAAAGCTGATATTTGGTCTTTTCATCGCAATCCTGCCGGCTCTCTCGCTGGCAGCAGGGTCGTCGGTTCCGCTGGATAAATTCGAGGCGGATCATTCAGACGACGCCTCTCTCCAGAGGGGCGCGGCCCTGTTCACCAACTACTGCATGGGATGCCATTCCATGGAGTTCGCCCGCTACAAGCGTGTGGCCGAAGATCTGGATATCCCGGACGAGCTGTACGAGGAAAACCTGATCTTCACCGGCGCCAAGATCGGCGAGTTGATGAAGAACTCCATGAAGAAAGAAATGGCGGCCGACTGGTTTGGTGCGCCGCCACCTGATCTGACGCTTGAGACCCGCCTGCGCGGTGAAGCCTGGGTGTACTCGTATCTGCGTGGTTTCTACAAGGACGAAAGCCGTCCCCTGGGTGTCAACAACGTGGTGTTCCCGAATGTCGGTATGCCCCATGTGATGGTCAGCATGCAGGGTCTGTGTGCGGTGAAACCGAACATTGGCGTTGAGGCCTCCGTGGAGCCGCTCAGTGGCAACATCAACAACGCCGACGTGTGTCCGGAGTATGCCATCGAAGGCACCATGTCTGGCGCGGAGTTTGACCAGGCCATGTACGACCTGACCAACTTCATGTCCTACATGGGCGACCCGGTCAAGCTGGAGCGCGAGCGCCTGGGGATTTTTGTTCTCATTTTCGTCGCTATTTTCTTCGTCTTCGCCTACCTGCTCAATCGTGAGTACTGGAAGGACGTACACTGA